In Bradysia coprophila strain Holo2 unplaced genomic scaffold, BU_Bcop_v1 contig_358, whole genome shotgun sequence, one DNA window encodes the following:
- the LOC119081365 gene encoding uncharacterized protein LOC119081365 isoform X1 yields MCKMADAELEASEVLHSLLSVERVENKSLTTNVPAETDIDDSNILWHTPVQGMQSTFIHGDKIVLQSDLATSYNQDQDKQLELIDVESTDMLDTDDEFIRVPKLDSNESNRDGQIVDNDDLSDEEIENSVEQVKSRFEYGCECSESCFKHLDPDSVFKHRLNVAELTKEEHDMYLMGLTMACLANRKQTYRNKERQRQRASYVYQGRRVCLDSFLYLENVTQYHLKRIRNHVMTHGVTPRVHGNMGKKPHNTFSLDMYKNAEHFVKEFLKAYSSDTTKPITLIGETKSSIYTKFKENGVHPDGKIMGFTTFRHFMQKQFPNVRFAQKIEHTTPAKGSIVREIISSTKKFKRNG; encoded by the exons ATGTGCAAA ATGGCTGATGCTGAACTCGAAGCCAGCGAAGTTCTGCATTCTTTATTATCGGTTGAACGCGTAGAAAACAAGTCATTAACCACCAATGTACCTGCAGAAACGGATATTGACGATTCGAATATATTGTGGCATACACCCGTTCAGGGAATGCAATCAACATTTATACATGGAGATAAAATAGTCTTGCAATCGGATCTAGCAACCAGTTACAACCAAGACCAA GACAAGCAACTAGAACTGATTGATGTTGAGTCGACGGATATGTTAGACACTGACGACGAATTCATTCGCGTACCGAAACTCGATTCCAATGAGAGTAATAGAGACGGTCAAATAGTCGACAATGACGATCTGTCTGACGAAGAAATCGAGAACTCAGTGGAACAAGTAAAAAGTCGATTCGAGTATGGCTGCGAATGTTCCGAAAGCTGTTTCAAACATCTCGATCCAGACAGTGTATTTAAACATCGCCTTAATGTAGCTGAACTTACGAAAGAAGAACACGATATGTACCTGATGGGACTGACCATGGCATGTTTGGCGAATCGCAAGCAGACATATCGAAATAAGGAACGTCAGCGGCAACGAGCGTCATATGTATATCAGGGCAGACGAGTTTGTTTAGATTCTTTCTTGTACCTGGAAAATGTGACTCAGTATCATCTGAAAAGGATCCGAAATCATGTCATG ACACACGGAGTCACGCCGAGAGTGCATGGAAATATGGGTAAAAAGCCGCACAACACATTTTCATTGGacatgtacaaaaatgctgaacattttgtgaaagagtTCCTCAAAGCGTACTCTAGCGACACAACCAAACCAATCACATTAATCGGAGAGACAAAGTCTAGTATCTACACGAAATTCAAAGAGAATGGCGTACATCCGGATGGCAAAATCATGGGATTCACAACGTTCCGCCACTTTATGCAGAAACAATTtccgaatgttcgttttgcacaaaaaattgagCACACTACACCAGCGAAGGGTTCAATAGTCAGAGAAATAATATCCAgcaccaaaaaatttaagcgCAACGGGTGA
- the LOC119081365 gene encoding uncharacterized protein LOC119081365 isoform X2, which yields MADAELEASEVLHSLLSVERVENKSLTTNVPAETDIDDSNILWHTPVQGMQSTFIHGDKIVLQSDLATSYNQDQDKQLELIDVESTDMLDTDDEFIRVPKLDSNESNRDGQIVDNDDLSDEEIENSVEQVKSRFEYGCECSESCFKHLDPDSVFKHRLNVAELTKEEHDMYLMGLTMACLANRKQTYRNKERQRQRASYVYQGRRVCLDSFLYLENVTQYHLKRIRNHVMTHGVTPRVHGNMGKKPHNTFSLDMYKNAEHFVKEFLKAYSSDTTKPITLIGETKSSIYTKFKENGVHPDGKIMGFTTFRHFMQKQFPNVRFAQKIEHTTPAKGSIVREIISSTKKFKRNG from the exons ATGGCTGATGCTGAACTCGAAGCCAGCGAAGTTCTGCATTCTTTATTATCGGTTGAACGCGTAGAAAACAAGTCATTAACCACCAATGTACCTGCAGAAACGGATATTGACGATTCGAATATATTGTGGCATACACCCGTTCAGGGAATGCAATCAACATTTATACATGGAGATAAAATAGTCTTGCAATCGGATCTAGCAACCAGTTACAACCAAGACCAA GACAAGCAACTAGAACTGATTGATGTTGAGTCGACGGATATGTTAGACACTGACGACGAATTCATTCGCGTACCGAAACTCGATTCCAATGAGAGTAATAGAGACGGTCAAATAGTCGACAATGACGATCTGTCTGACGAAGAAATCGAGAACTCAGTGGAACAAGTAAAAAGTCGATTCGAGTATGGCTGCGAATGTTCCGAAAGCTGTTTCAAACATCTCGATCCAGACAGTGTATTTAAACATCGCCTTAATGTAGCTGAACTTACGAAAGAAGAACACGATATGTACCTGATGGGACTGACCATGGCATGTTTGGCGAATCGCAAGCAGACATATCGAAATAAGGAACGTCAGCGGCAACGAGCGTCATATGTATATCAGGGCAGACGAGTTTGTTTAGATTCTTTCTTGTACCTGGAAAATGTGACTCAGTATCATCTGAAAAGGATCCGAAATCATGTCATG ACACACGGAGTCACGCCGAGAGTGCATGGAAATATGGGTAAAAAGCCGCACAACACATTTTCATTGGacatgtacaaaaatgctgaacattttgtgaaagagtTCCTCAAAGCGTACTCTAGCGACACAACCAAACCAATCACATTAATCGGAGAGACAAAGTCTAGTATCTACACGAAATTCAAAGAGAATGGCGTACATCCGGATGGCAAAATCATGGGATTCACAACGTTCCGCCACTTTATGCAGAAACAATTtccgaatgttcgttttgcacaaaaaattgagCACACTACACCAGCGAAGGGTTCAATAGTCAGAGAAATAATATCCAgcaccaaaaaatttaagcgCAACGGGTGA